The Salvelinus fontinalis isolate EN_2023a chromosome 39, ASM2944872v1, whole genome shotgun sequence genome has a window encoding:
- the LOC129838219 gene encoding hemagglutinin/amebocyte aggregation factor-like: protein MKRADVFILLLTGVLVNGKDLRWQNSYDQPLDFNCPSGQSISRIVSEHHNKHEDRLWDFGCKATLDSATNCFTSSYVNDFDKPFSYQCPSHQVITGMNSYHENKHEDRRWKFTCCGASNFCTDTCQWTNYVNWFDEAFTFNVPPNSYLIAAESYHENKHEDRRWKYQYCTKRSC, encoded by the exons ATGAAGAGAGCCGACGTCTTTATTCTGCTTCTTACTGGTGTGTTGGTCAACGGAAAAG ACCTCCGCTGGCAGAACAGCTATGACCAGCCGTTAGATTTTAATTGCCCCTCAGGACAATCCATCTCTCGCATAGTGAG TGAGCATCACAACAAACATGAAGACCGTCTGTGGGACTTTGGGTGCAAAGCCACGTTGGACTCAGCAACTAACTGCTTCACATCTTCCTACGTAAATGACTTCGACAAACCTTTCAGCTACCAATGCCCAAGCCACCAGGTCATCACAGGGATGAACAGCTATCATGAGAACAAGCATGAGGACAGAAG ATGGAAGTTCACCTGCTGTGGAGCCAGCAACTTCTGTACTGATACCTGCCAGTGGACTAACTACGTAAACTGGTTTGATGAGGCCTTCACTTTTAATGTCCCACCAAATTCCTACCTGATTGCAGCTGAAAGCTACCATGAAAACAAGCATGA AGATCGTCGCTGGAAATACCAATACTGTACCAAAAGGTCATGCTGA